CTGGAGCGAGCCTTAGATCGTGAGAAAAAGGCAGTTCATCAGCTTGATCTCATTGCCTCTGACGGTGGAGACCCTGTCCACACCGGCAAGTTGTGCATCAAGGTGATAGTCTTGGATGCAAATGACAACCCACCTGTGTTTACTAAGCCAGAGTACCATGTCAGTGTTCTGGAAAATGTGCCGGTAGGCACCCGACTGATCACAGTGAATGCCACTGATCCTGATGAGGGATTCAACGCTCAAGTGTCCTATATTCTAGATAAAATGCCTGGGAAAATTGCTCAGGTTTTCCATCTCAATTCAGTGACCGGAGATATATCAATATTAAAAAGTCTCGATTATGAGGATGCTGTGTTCTATGAAATCAAAATTGAAGCACAAGATGGACCAGGTCTTTTTTCAAGAGCCAAGATTCTTGTCACGGTTCTGGATGTGAATGACAATGCCCCAGAAGTTTCAGTCACTTCCCTCGCGGGCTCAGTCCAGAAGAAGCCCCTGCCGGAAGAGAAATCGCTCTTATCAATGTGCATGACCGAGATTCTGGCCAGAATGGGCACGTCACGGTTTTTGTCCGAGGAAACCTGCCTTTTACTCTAGAAAAATCAATAGACCAATACTACCGCTTAGTGACAGCCAAATCTCTGGATCGTGAACAGGTGTCTCAATACAATATCAGTCTAAGAGCCACCGATGGGGGGAACCCACCGCTGTCCACCGAAACTCATATCACTCTGCATGTATCAGACATCAACGACAACCCTCCTACCTTCACACACGCCTCCTATTCAGCCTATATTCCAGAAAACAATCCTAGGGGAGCCTCCATCTTCTCCGTTACAGCACTAGACCCGGACACGGACAAGAACGCACAAATCACGTACTCGCTGGCTGAGGACACGCTTCAGGGGGTGCCACTGTCATCCTACGTCTCCATCAACTCCAATACCGGTGTCCTGTATGCCCTTTGCTCCTTTGATTATGAGCAATTTAGAGACCTGCAGTTGCAGGTGACAGCTAGCGACAGCGGGAACCCTCCACTCAGCAGTAACACGACACTGAGTCTGTTTGTGCTGGACCAGAATGACAACATGCCTGAAATCCTTTACCCCGCCCTCCCAGTAGATGGCTCCACTGGTGTTGAGTTGGCGCCCCGCTCTGCAGATCCTGGATACCTCGTGACCAAAGTGGTGGCGGTGGACAAAGACTCAGGACAGAATGCCTGGCTGTCCTACCGCCTGCTCAAGGCCAGCGAGCCAGGGCTCTTCTCAGTGGGGCTGCACACGGGTGAAGTACGCACCGCGCGGGCCCTGCTGGACAGAGATGCCCTCAAGCAGAGCCTGGTGGTGTCTGTGCAGGACCACGGCCAGCCTCCTCTCTCCGCCACGGTCACACTCACCGTAGCAGTGGCTGACAGCATTCCTGACATCCTGGGGGACCTGGAAAGCATCCACGCCCCTGCTAACCCCAAAGATTCAGACCTCACGCTCTacctggtggtggcggtggccGTGGTCTCCTGTATCTTCCTGGCCTTTGTCATCGTGCTGCTGGCCCTCAGGCTGCGGCGCTGGCACTCATCGCGCCTGCTCCAGGCTTCAGGAAATGGATTGGCTGGCATACCAGCCTCTCACTTTGTGGGTCTGGATGGGGTGCAAGCTTTCCTGCAGACCTATTCCCAGGAAGTTTCCCTCACCGCAGGCTCTAGGAAGAGTCACCTGATCTTCCCGCAGCCCAACTACGCAGACACGCTCATCAGCCAGGAGAGCTGTGGGAAAAGCGAGCCTCTTATAACATCTCAAGATTTACTTGAAACCAAAGAAGGCCCCAACCTGCTTGAGGTGAGTTTATTTCTTTGAGTGTTATGAACATCCATGCCGGTGTGGTATAAAACCTTAAGACACATTTATTTGAGAAATACAGCAACAATGAAATTGTACACTCTGTTTCCCCTACCTGTGTCCCACTTGCCTGTGAGGAAGTTGTACTTCCCGGCCTTGTTATGGCTGAGTGGGCCGAGGTAGCTAGTACGTTGTATTGGCAGTAGCTAATTGGAAGTAGTAACTTCCGGAGGCAACTCTAAGAGCGATTGTGAGAATTCCAGCTCTCTCCCTTACCCTTTGAAATGACAGTCGCTCCTTCTACCTATGTCCTTGAGTAGCCACAAAGAGAGAAAAGCCTTGTAGTTGATCCAAAAGTGGCCCATACACCTGTGACAGATGGGTCTTTCACAATTTCATTCTCATGGTTCAATGGCTGGGGTAGAACCCATGATCTTGGCACATGTTGATCATCTGCTGGACTCCTGAGCTGTACCTCAGCCTGCCCTCTCACACTATGAACCCCAGTGGTTTGAACTTTGTCACTCCTGCCCACTGTCCTGCCCGGAATGACACAAACGAGTGGCGGGAAAGGATACATACAAAGTATTTTATGCTCTCAGAAAATCTTTTCTGAACCTTCCCAAGTCACACCAGTCTttacattatttgtttgttttgttttgttttttgagacagggtttctctatgtaacagctctggctgtcctggaactcactttgtagaccaggctgggcttgaactcacaaaaatcctcctacctttgcctccacagtgctgagattgaaggcatgtgctaccaccacgtGGCCAGTCTTTACATCTCAAGGACATAAACTCATAGAATAAGAAATGAAGGAAACTGGTATAGCAGTATGCTTGTAGTTGCAGCTACCTAGAAACTATGGAGGTGAGATCACTCAagccttgagttcaagaccaacctgggcaacttagcaaaaACTGTCTCAACAGGAAAAGTAGAGATTAGTCAGATGATTAAACCCTTGTGCCTAAAATGTATATGTGCCTGTTTGTGTTGATTTCATCTTTGTGTCTAAAGGTGGAAAGCTCATTCACCTAAACCACTATGAGTCATGGCATTTATCaccctttaagattttttttaaacctgggaTGTAGCTGTATTATTTCTGGATATTTACCCAAAGCACTTTAATTCAACatatcacagagatacttgcacatcaaTGTTAATTGCAAAATTGTTCACACTGACTAAGtaacctagatgtctatcaatagaggaatgaataaagaaaatgtgatatatatgtatacacaatggaatttttcagccataaagaaaaatgaagctttgTTATTTGCAGGAGATTGAATCCAACTGTAGATAATTAAGTttcattaattaatattaagataaTTAAGTCAATCTCAGAATGACAAATACCATGTCTTCTCTCATTCGTGGATCCTAAGTTTTATAGAGATAcataaaatggtgtgtgtgtgtgtgtgtgtgtgtgtgtgtgtgtgtgtgtggagtaaaAGTAAAAGTGAAACTGCTAGGAAAAGTGGACTAGCAGGAGGGAAGTGGAGAGAAAAAGGAGGCTATGGGGTGGGGTACAGGCGCATATGCCCAGTGTACAATATATGTTTGTATAAAAGTGACCTGTGAAACCCAGTTTCACATACAATGAATATATGCCaacacaaaaatattatttcaaactAGCAGGAaaatatttctctgtttctgcAAGAGATCCCCCAGACCATCCATTACAACAGTGAAATGGGAATCCTGAGtgtgttctggaactttctctgatCAAAGTTGTGGATCCGTTCTCAAatctatgaaattattttactcCTATAGCTACAAAAGAGGGTTatccaaaaatgaaacaaaatgtacTTTATTGCATCTCAAGGAACAAATTTTCCCCTAATATGTTAGAAAATATAACTGAAATGTGtgagttgggctggagagatggctcagaggttaagagcactgactgttcttccagaggccctgattcaattccagcaaccacatggagctcaaaccatctgtaatgagatctggtgccctcttctgacctgcagtcatacatgctgtatacataataaatattaaaaaaaaaaaaagaaagaaatgtgtgagTCAACAGAGACTGAAGACAGTATCTGTAAGCATATAAAACTATATTCTCATTCAAGATCTATATATGTGATGGAATCTTGTGGAGAGGAGTATaaaggcaggaagtagagaaaagaagaagaagatcttAGGAAAATATAATGTTGCATTTCTACTGGAGATGTTTGAGCACttcaaaacagtaaaataaatcaGTGAGCTGACACCTTTCCATTAATTTTTGCTGCTGTAAGAAAATACTTGAGACTTggaaatttatctttaaaataaagatttatttatctggtTGTTGGGAGCTAAGAACTCCAAGAACATGGCATTCTCATCTGCTCGGCATCCACTTGGAGATTTTTCTTTCAGGGTCATCACATGACAGGGGAATCACATATCAGGGACATCAcatgacaaaacaaagcaagtgtCTCAGAGACTgctatttttacaaaaaaaaaaaagccacttatATGATAATCCAGTAACCAATCATTGATTCACCAATAAAGGCAAAGCCCTCCTGTCTCAAGCATTTCCTAAAGATCCTGCCTCCAGACATCTTTATACCATGGATTGGGATATTGGGGTTCTAACATGTGAAATTTAAGAGGGGCATTTAAGACATTGTCATCTGATTTGTTGGTACATTAGAAATAAAGGGATTTGCTTATTTGAGTTACCCAAATACAGGATCAAGTTCTAAAATGGAGTGCTTAGGAAAAGTAAGGCTTCTTGCTTccaaccctgacaacctgagttccatcctggaaacctacatgatggaaggagaaaaccaactccagtatattgtcctctgacctccacatgagtgcacatgtatatacacatacacctaaacacaaaataaataaatataataaagtgtAAATAATAACATTAACTGCTTAAAGACTGTCAGTGTCTCACCAAGAGTTACTAGCAGTCAATAACATGTTATTGATTAATGGTATTAAACTGGTTGACGGTAAGAATTCAGTCTATAGAGTATTGCATATTTAGAAAGAAtttgtttcataaaaataaacGTGGCTTACACAAGATTCACCATTATAAAAGCCCCAAACGCTACATTGGTACCTTTAATAGTCTATCAGGCTCCGTGTACTTAACTGAAAACAGTATGCTTTGCAAAGACTATCAGTGCATTAAAAAATCTCTGGCGACACTCTCCTCTCTTTTGCAAAGACTATCTCTGAAAAGTTTTGCTGAATTgataaaatacacagagaaattaaaataccaaataaagAAGTTACTTCAATAAACTTGCAGAAAGGTAAAGATCAGAGTCCACTGGTTAATGAGGGTAAAAATGCACTCACTTATTGGATACAACAGTCAGGCCTGAGTTTAGTAGTGCCATACAGTGAAGTCATTGGTAGCATTTTTCTCCAAaactggaaaaaggaaaaaagtacgTCTTGTGAAgtggaaaatatgaataaataacgATGAAACATTCATGAAATgataataaacaagaaaataacaaaactaaaggaaaatgtGGATACCTGGTTCCTTCAAGCAAATTAAAAGTCCAAACAAGAGCTCTGGGGATACATAGCTGCACGATACGCAGTTTTACAAGACAACCTCTAGGCGCCGCTGTTgaccaaagagaagagaaaggttcCCTGTTCCGCAGGGTCCAGCTAGGGCTTTGCCTGCTTTTTCCTGCACCTATGAGAACGTACGTCCGGCTCCTGTGCACCCTTGAAGCGCCTGACAAATCCTGCCTTAAAATCACAAACATCTAGGGCACAGACTGTCTTCTTTAAAACCTCGAAAAGAAGCTTCCCTGCGAGCTCAGAACGGCAGAGCAACCCCAGAGGCGTTGAAACGATGGCAAATCAGGTACTGCTTCACTTTCTGATGCCTTTGTTCTGGGGCGCCATCTCCCAGCCTATCCTCTACTCCATTCCGGAGGAGCTGGCCAAGGGCTCCCTGGTGGGGAACCTCGCCCAGGATCTGGGGCTCAGTGTCCAGGAACTGCCAGCTCGAAACCTGAGAGTTAGTGCAGAGGATTATTTCAGCGTTAGTGCAGAGGGTGGGGATTTGTTGGTGAGTGGCAGGATAGACAGAGAGAAGATTTGCGGGAAGAAACCTGAGTGTGCACTAGAATTTGAATCGGTTACTGAAAACCCGATGAATATTTTCCACGTAATTGTTGCCATCCAAGATATTAATGATAATGCACCACATTTCTTTGGGAAAAGCATTGAATTGGAGATCTGTGAGTCTGCCTTACCAGGAGTAAAATTCCCTCTGGACTCTGCACGAGATGCAGACGTGGGAGGCAACTCACTGAAGATGTACACTATCAGCCCCAATCCACACTTCTCCTTGTCAACGAAGGAAAGTCCGGATGGAAGTAAATACCCAGAATTACTGCTGGAAAAACTTCTAGACAGGGAGCATCAGAGCTCCCATCACTTAATCCTGACCGCCATCGATGGCGGAGACCCACCCCTAAGCAGTACCACCCAGATCTGGATCAAAGTCACCGACGCCAATGATAATGCTCCAGTGTTCAGCCAGGACATTTACAAAGCTAGCCTCCATGAAAACATGCCCCGGGGAACCTTCGTGCTGCAAGTGAGAGCCACAGATCAGGATGAGGGTGTTAATGGAGAGATCACCTATGCCTTCCTTAATGGCCCGGCAAGTACTAACCTCATCTTCAGTCTCAACCCAAATACTGGAGCTATCACAACTAACGGGACACTGGATTTTGAAGAAAAGAGCAGATACATGTTGGGTGTAGAAGCCAGGGACGGAGGGGTGCACACAGCTCACTGTAATGTGGAGATTGAAATTCTTGACGAGAATGACAACGCCCCAGAGGTGACATTCATGTCCTTTTCTAACCAAGTTCCGGAGGACTCAGCCCTTGGAACAGTAATAGCCCTCATTAAAGTTCGAGACAAGGATTCTGGACAAAATGGTCTGGTGGCATGCCGTATTCAGGAAGAACTTCCCTTCAAATTACAACCCACCTCCAAGAATTATTACAAGCTGGTGATAGACAGGGCCCTAAACCGGGAACAGACCTCAGAGTACAACATCACTATCACAGCTACCGACAGTGGCAAGCCATCCCTTTCATCCAAGACACGTGTGACTGTGCACATCACAGACATCAACGACAATGCACCGGTTTTCCACCAGGCCTCCTACCTGGTCCACGTGGCTGAAAACAACCCACCTGGAGCCTCCATCGCTCAAGTCAGCGCCTCTGATCCCGATTTGGGATCCAATGGTCACATCTCCTACTCCATCATAGCCAGCGACCTAGAGCCAAAGGCACTATCCTCTTTCGTTTCCGTGAACCAGGACAGCGGAGTGGTGTTCGCTCAGCGCGCCTTCGACCACGAGCAGCTGCGCTCCTTCCAGCTGACTCTGCAGGCGCGCGACCAGGGCTCGCCCGCGCTCAGCGCCAACGTGAGCATGCGCGTGCTGGTGGGCGACCGCAACGACAACGCGCCGCGCGTGCTGTACCCCGCGCTCGAGCCCGACGGTTCTGCGCTCTTCGACATGGTACCGCGCGCCGCCGAACCCGGATACCTGGTCACTAAGGTGGTGGCTGTGGACGCAGACTCGGGACACAACGCCTGGCTGTCATACCATGTGCTGCAGGCCAGCGATCCCGGGCTCTTCAGCCTGGGGCTGCGCACTGGCGAGGTGCGCACAGCGCGTGCCTTGGGCGACAGGGACGCTGCGAGGCAGCGCCTTCTGGTCGCTGTGCGCGATGGTGGACAGCCACCGCTCTCGGCTACAGCCACGCTGCACTTGATCTTTGCTGACAGCCTGCAGGAGGTCCTGCCAGACCTCAGTGATGACCCTCTGCCCTCTGACCCCCAGAGTGAGCTTCAGTTTTACCTGGTGGTGGCCTTGGCCCTGATCTCAGTACTCTTCCTTCTGGCGGTGATTCTGGCTATAGCCCTGCGCCTGCGCAGCTCCTCCAGGTCAGCTGGCTGGGGCTGCTTTCAGCCTGGTCTCAGCTGGAAGTCTCAAGCTGTGGTTCCTCCCAACTGCAGCGAGGGGACATTGCCCTATTCTTATAATCTATGTGTTGCCTCGCATTCTACGACTACAGCGGGATTTAATTTTCTCCACGTGGCACCAGAGGTTGCTCCCCCTCAGGATCTCCTGTGTGATGATCCTTCTGTGGCTGTATGTGGCAATAATGAAGATCCTAAAATCTCGTACGACTCTTCTTCTCTTCAGGTAAGTTTCTGCCGAGCtacttaaatattatttcttgtATTTGCTTCTTGGTCGTGCACAAATTAATCAGTTTGGGTCTTTTTTCATAGTTTGGGGGCTATTTATTGAGAGAAGCGTTGTGGATACATAAAGATTAGTTTTTGGTTACCTGGTCATCTTGGAAATGACCTGATTACCAGTTCCAGTCCTTACTATTGGTTGTTTCTGCGTAACTAGCAAATCTTGCTGCAGACTGTTTCCTATAGGTCAACATCCTTAATAACATTAGTTCCCTTTCTTACTTGATTTGTGaggctgcttttttttaaaaaaaaataatctttaacttTTCATAAGCATATTGGTATTTCTTTCTGCCTAAATTAAAGTTTATGGTCATCTTCACCAATTACCTTTTCTCACTTGAACAACTTTTCATTTCAACACATCTGTAAGTAAGTCTGTTAGCCCTTATTGTCTTACCACGAGTACCAAAGAGTACCACATTTTGTATTTGAATCACTAACTTTGGGCCAATATTATTCTCACTTAAAATCTCACCCAAATTTCTCTTTTTAACACTTACTTGTGGGGAGTgaggcacacatgtgccatggcaagCATGTGGAGCTTAAAGGACAATATGGGggtcagtttgttcctctcaccCATGGAACCCCAGGATCAAACTCATCAGATTGTCGGACTTGCCTGTAAGAGCTTTTACCACCTGAACCATCGTGTTGACCCCTCCACGGATCTTTTGACTATTGTCTAGTCATTTATTTTATGCTCGTTCTACTCTGTCACCACTGTAGTAAGGACTGTGATGATCTATTTATGAAACATCATATCTTTCctgttattttaatataattcctgTGAGTCGAATCTGCAAACATTTTGACATTTTATGCATATTTTCGGTTCTTTTCAAgacatcatttttgttttgttttgttttgttttttgagacagggtttctctgtgtagctttggagcctttcctggaacttgctctgtagcccaggttggcctcaaactcacagagatcctcctacctctgcctccctagtgctgggattaaaggtgtgcactaccaccacccagcctgagaCATCATTTTAATCTCCAAGTCCTGAGCACTTAATAAATCTGTTAAggattgcaaaaacaaaaaaaaaattaacctacTCTTTCAAAGACTAAGGATTTTTAATTCTGCATAATTAATAGGTATCGAGTCCCACTCAACCTGTTGAACAATTCTGAAGCGGGAAGTGTGGAACTGGGAAATAATAGCTATGAAATATAGACATGGgtgaaggaaaagacaaagacacaagatagcttcaggagggctctTGAGTCAATACCACAGACCCTGGGTTTATTACTCAcagcctttttatacccaaaAGCAAGGAGGGCAAAAAGATCTCCTCCTTTCAAGGACATCAGGGTTCAAGGTACAAAATACAGTTAAGTGTAAGCACCTCCTTAGTACTCAAGACATCTGGTGACCACGCTTTATGGCAAAGCATCCTGTAAATAGGCCTTGAGATATAagatacctggtaaccacacctttggccaaaacatcctatcaTGCCACCTTGCAGGGGAAAACAAGCTCGGACTCTCTGACCTCgagtcaagatgaaaacaagccacaagctggGATCTCTGTGGGTCCCCACAAATAGGATTTTATGACTCCTTAAAAGTTTGGTTGTTTGCACGTGCTAATTGTAAAACAATAAATAGTTTAAGTAGTGATGACTTTTTGATTTGTCTCAAAATTTCTCAGATTTCCCAAGAAAGGTGTGAAATATGTGATGATAGTGATGTATCCACAACTATTAAAATAGTTTCTTTCATTGACTGTTTCTGAAATCAGTGGTAAAGCAATTTAAAACAGTGGGTAAAAAATAATAGACTTGATGATGGTAAAATGGGACCACTGGATGTGtcttatatgagaaaaaaacctaaatatcTTCTGCGGgggtgagacagagtctctttacaaagctctggctatcttggaactcactacatagattaggctggcctgaaactcacagagaaccacctgcctctgcttcccaagtgctgagatcaaaggtgtgtgccaccgtgcctggcctgAAATATCTTCAGCTTAAGTTTTCTGCTTTGGtgctatcatttattttaatatttgtttgcCCATTATTTGAGCTTGATTTGTATTGGTAATTGACTCATTAAATATTGCAAATGTTTCAGGCTATGAAGGTTGTTGTAAAGATTGAGGGCACACTGTGAATATGACATTGGTGATACAGTGTATGCCTAGAATGTCCTGTACACATTAGCTATTTTACCCCACACCTAGAATCTCTTCGCTAAACCCATTTGCACAAGGGGAAGATTATCTCCTGAGCAGCCAACACCTTTCTTACAGTGGAATTGGAAAATTATCCCAGAATCCAGAGGGTGAACTCATGTGAGGAAATTGGTTTCTGCATAGGTTGTATCTAGAGCTGGACCTCCAGGCTCCATTGTCCCTCCGCTTGTCACATCCATCCCTGGAGGAACGAATGTGACCCTCATACAATACAAAGTACGGAAAATGATGTAGGGAGATAAACAATGCAACAACTAAAAAGAGGTAGAAAACAATCCTTTCCCCAAAATCACTATATTATTCTATAATAAATTAACTTAGTTTGACACATAGGAAGTTTTGGATAATTCCTGTATTTTTGTTGCAAATTAAACAACTTGATTTTGACCTTTATGCTCCTTTAGAAAAGGAGgattaggaaaggaaaaagtatGTGATGTT
The genomic region above belongs to Peromyscus leucopus breed LL Stock chromosome 19, UCI_PerLeu_2.1, whole genome shotgun sequence and contains:
- the LOC114687151 gene encoding LOW QUALITY PROTEIN: protocadherin gamma-A3-like (The sequence of the model RefSeq protein was modified relative to this genomic sequence to represent the inferred CDS: inserted 3 bases in 2 codons), whose product is MIRLGPGTAGALALLCALLGTLCAAGVRQIRYSXAEELDKGSFVGNISKDLGLEPRELAERGVRIVSRGRSQLFSLNLRSGSLVTAGRIDREELCAQSTPCLVSFNILVEDKLKIFEVEVEISDINDNAPSFPTEELEIKIGELTVPGTQFPLKTAFDPDVGMNSLQNYKLSPNDYFSLAVNSVTDDAKYPELVLERALDREKKAVHQLDLIASDGGDPVHTGKLCIKVIVLDANDNPPVFTKPEYHVSVLENVPVGTRLITVNATDPDEGFNAQVSYILDKMPGKIAQVFHLNSVTGDISILKSLDYEDAVFYEIKIEAQDGPGLFSRAKILVTVLDVNDNAPEVSVTSLAGSVQKKPLPEEXIALINVHDRDSGQNGHVTVFVRGNLPFTLEKSIDQYYRLVTAKSLDREQVSQYNISLRATDGGNPPLSTETHITLHVSDINDNPPTFTHASYSAYIPENNPRGASIFSVTALDPDTDKNAQITYSLAEDTLQGVPLSSYVSINSNTGVLYALCSFDYEQFRDLQLQVTASDSGNPPLSSNTTLSLFVLDQNDNMPEILYPALPVDGSTGVELAPRSADPGYLVTKVVAVDKDSGQNAWLSYRLLKASEPGLFSVGLHTGEVRTARALLDRDALKQSLVVSVQDHGQPPLSATVTLTVAVADSIPDILGDLESIHAPANPKDSDLTLYLVVAVAVVSCIFLAFVIVLLALRLRRWHSSRLLQASGNGLAGIPASHFVGLDGVQAFLQTYSQEVSLTAGSRKSHLIFPQPNYADTLISQESCGKSEPLITSQDLLETKEGPNLLEVSLFL
- the LOC114687153 gene encoding protocadherin gamma-B1-like, translating into MANQVLLHFLMPLFWGAISQPILYSIPEELAKGSLVGNLAQDLGLSVQELPARNLRVSAEDYFSVSAEGGDLLVSGRIDREKICGKKPECALEFESVTENPMNIFHVIVAIQDINDNAPHFFGKSIELEICESALPGVKFPLDSARDADVGGNSLKMYTISPNPHFSLSTKESPDGSKYPELLLEKLLDREHQSSHHLILTAIDGGDPPLSSTTQIWIKVTDANDNAPVFSQDIYKASLHENMPRGTFVLQVRATDQDEGVNGEITYAFLNGPASTNLIFSLNPNTGAITTNGTLDFEEKSRYMLGVEARDGGVHTAHCNVEIEILDENDNAPEVTFMSFSNQVPEDSALGTVIALIKVRDKDSGQNGLVACRIQEELPFKLQPTSKNYYKLVIDRALNREQTSEYNITITATDSGKPSLSSKTRVTVHITDINDNAPVFHQASYLVHVAENNPPGASIAQVSASDPDLGSNGHISYSIIASDLEPKALSSFVSVNQDSGVVFAQRAFDHEQLRSFQLTLQARDQGSPALSANVSMRVLVGDRNDNAPRVLYPALEPDGSALFDMVPRAAEPGYLVTKVVAVDADSGHNAWLSYHVLQASDPGLFSLGLRTGEVRTARALGDRDAARQRLLVAVRDGGQPPLSATATLHLIFADSLQEVLPDLSDDPLPSDPQSELQFYLVVALALISVLFLLAVILAIALRLRSSSRSAGWGCFQPGLSWKSQAVVPPNCSEGTLPYSYNLCVASHSTTTAGFNFLHVAPEVAPPQDLLCDDPSVAVCGNNEDPKISYDSSSLQVSFCRAT